Proteins encoded in a region of the Procambarus clarkii isolate CNS0578487 chromosome 28, FALCON_Pclarkii_2.0, whole genome shotgun sequence genome:
- the LOC138369437 gene encoding uncharacterized protein, whose product MATKEIILKQTQTEFKGHLTRQINKCNDLSQQSPVDHVKLETYFQVALSKFEQVKHQIEKYLTELVNTNFTTEELDDIMVGLIQFEDDTQARLDPFIKIIAQNKATFTVSSNPRQVEARLPPINLPAFSGKDKEDWDEFWNKYVDLVDSKPSLPKSSKFSYLQVQLSGEAKSVVPHLRLTTDSYGLAVTLLKDNYADPKVRTSSHLVHEMFHLPSLEATADSLQVFKL is encoded by the coding sequence ATGGCTACTAAAGAAATTATATTAAAACAGACCCAGACAGAATTTAAGggtcacttaacaagacagattaaCAAGTGCAATGATCTGTCtcaacaatctccagttgatcATGTGAAACTGGAAACCTACTTTCAAGTAGCATTAAGTAAATTTGAGCAAGTTAAGCACCAGATAGAAAAATATCTGACTGAACTTGTCAACACTAACTTCACCACTGAAGAATTAGATGATATTATGGTTGGCCTAATACAATTTGAGGATGatactcaagccaggttggatcCTTTCATTAaaataattgcccagaacaaggcaacatttACAGTTTCATCTAATCCAAGACAGgttgaagctcgactccctccaattaatttacccgctttctcaggaaaagataaggaagattgggacgaattttggaacaaatatgtagaccttgtagactcaaaaccatCTTTAcccaagagtagtaaattctcttatctgCAAGTTCAATTATCAGGTGAAGCTAAATCAGTAGTACCCCACCTGAGGCTAACTACCGATAGCTATGGCCTTGCAGTAACACTCCTCaaagataattatgctgatccaaaagtcagaacatcatcACACTTAGTTCATGAGATGTTTCATTTACCTTCACTGGAGGctacagctgattcactccaagtctttaaGCTGTAG